A region of Zeugodacus cucurbitae isolate PBARC_wt_2022May chromosome 5, idZeuCucr1.2, whole genome shotgun sequence DNA encodes the following proteins:
- the Gclc_0 gene encoding glutamate--cysteine ligase: protein MGLLSEGSPLSWEETKKLADHVREHGITQFINLYHRLKDRTGDILKWGDEVEYIIVKFDEANQVARVSLKAQELLNELNEKELADPNGVKSLWRPEYGAYMIEGTPGKPFGGLMAHFNLVEANMRYRREEVTELLDKDECVMSITNFPRLGAPEFTHPIYYPNPDDPNSSAKSLYFPDEAIFPGHPRFKTLTRNIRKRRGEKVAIKLKVFKDVNTKLPIEGAPKGEPDVVALDAMGFGMGCCCLQLTFQACNINEARKLYDQLAPLCPIMLALTAASPIYRGYLTESDCRWNVISSSVDCRTEEERGLRPLSENKFRIAKSRYDSIDSYLSPEGAAYNDVPLTYAEEDYKRLRDGGIDPLLAQHVAHLFIRDTVSLFSEKIDQNDEEDTDHFENIQSTNWQTMRFKPPPPNSSIGWRVEFRPCEAQISDFENAALVCFVVLLTRVILSYQLNFLIPISKVDENMQTAQKRDACRKEKFWFRKTSKKSCYINGNGVNGVHNGTKENGETNHEEYELLSVGEIFNGKADSFPGLVPLIRSYLQSMEVDPDTHCTIEQYLRFIEKRAAGELFTTATWIREQVLNHPDYKQDSVVSDRINYDLLKRIKDIQEGKVIEPTLLGKGNHSKTKDSLPPALQKQLALNGCCEGK, encoded by the exons ATGGGTTTACTCAGCGAAGGCAGTCCACTCTCATGGGAGGAAACCAAAAAATTAGCCGACCACGTGCGTGAACATGGCATAACGCAGTTCATAAATCTCTATCACCGGCTAAAGGATCGCACTGGCGACATACTCAAGTGGGGTGATGAGGTTGAATATATAATCGTTAAGTTTGacgaagcaaatcaagttgcaCGTGTCTCACTGAAAGCGCAAGAACTACTCAATGAGCTCAATGAAAAAGAATTAGCCGATCCGAATGGCGTTAAGTCGTTGTGGCGCCCAGAATATGGCGCTTATATGATTGAGGGCACGCCAGGCAAACCGTTTGGTGGTCTTATGGCACACTTCAATCTGGTGGAGGCGAATATGCGTTATCGGCGCGAAGAAGTCACAGAATTACTGGACAAAGATGAGTGTGTCATGTCCATAACGAATTTCCCACGTTTGGGTGCACCTGAATTCACACATCCCATCTACTATCCGAATCCGGATGATCCGAATAGCTCAGCTAAATCGTTATATTTCCCAGATGAAGCCATATTTCCGGGTCATCCACGCTTCAAGACGCTAACACGTAATATACGTAAACGACGTGGCGAGAAAGTCGCCATCAAATTAAAAG tTTTCAAAGATGTAAACACAAAgctacccatagagggtgctcCAAAGGGTGAGCCCGATGTCGTTGCACTCGACGCTATGGGTTTCGGTATGGGCTGTTGCTGTCTACAACTTACATTCCAGGCCTGTAACATAAATGAGGCACGCAAATTGTACGATCAGTTGGCGCCATTGTGTCCCATTATGTTGGCACTTACAGCAGCATCGCCCATCTATCGCGGCTACTTAACCGAATCCGACTGTCGTTGGAATGTGATAAGCTCCTCAGTAGACTGCCGCACCGAGGAGGAGCGTGGTCTTCGACCATTAAGTGAGAATAAGTTCCGTATCGCTAAATCGAGATATGATTCGATCGATTCATATCTATCACCAGAGGGTGCTGCATACAATGACGTGCCACTCACCTACGCCGAGGAAGACTACAAACGGCTTCGTGACGGCGGCATTGATCCGCTACTGGCACAGCATGTGGCACATTTGTTCATACGCGACACCGTGTCATTGTTTAGTGAGAAAATCGATCAAAATGACGAAGAGGATACAGATCACTTTGAGAATATACAATCGACCAATTGGCAGACAATGCGTTTCAAGCCGCCACCGCCGAATTCGTCGATCGGCTGGCGTGTGGAGTTCCGGCCATGTGAGGCACAGATAAGTGACTTTGAAAATGCTGCCCTGGTATGCTTTGTCGTGCTGCTGACACGAGTGATACTATCGTATCAGTTAAATTTCCTGATCCCCATTAGTAAG GTTGACGAAAACATGCAAACTGCACAGAAGCGTGACGCTTGTCGCAAAGAGAAGTTCTGGTTCCGCAAAACGTCCAAGAAGAGCTGCTACATAAATGGTAATGGCGTTAATGGTGTACACAACGGCACTAAGGAGAATGGCGAAACCAACCACGAGGAATATGAATTATTGTCCGTAGGCGAAATTTTCAATGGAAAG GCTGACTCTTTCCCTGGACTCGTGCCACTCATTCGTAGCTATTTGCAATCAATGGAAGTGGATCCTGACACACATTGCACAATTGAGCAGTATTTGCGTTTTATAGAGAAGCGTGCTGCTGGTGAATTGTTCACCACTGCTACTTGGATACGCGAGCAAGTGCTAAATCATCCAGATTATAa ACAGGACTCAGTTGTAAGTGATCGCATCAACTACGATTTGCTTAAGCGAATCAAGGACATTCAAGAGGGCAAAGTGATTGAACCCACATTACTTGGTAAAGGCAATCATTCCAAAACGAAAGATTCGCTGCCGCCCGCACTCCAGAAGCAGTTGGCATTGAATGGCTGTTGCGAGGGTAAATGA
- the LOC105216413 gene encoding epimerase family protein SDR39U1 — translation MSRHALIGGGTGFIGKGLSKHLIKNGYDVTVISRMPGLKRITWLELERNGIPNGITAVVNLAGQNVLDPSRRWTDGFKQNVWTSRVNTSAALVKAIADAPQVKAFVNISGVSHYKPNDKIIYTECDPVEGFGFMSRLCLEWEKAATIPANVTHCRGVKIRTGVVIGRTGGMIQNIWLPFQLGLGGPLGSGKQILPWIHLYDLCQLVHNSIENEKIKGVLNGVAPHIVTNGEFSKAFASALRRPCLFAVPEFVVQALFGKDRSALLLSGAKIQPKITLESGFKFKYPTAREACLEVVQKK, via the exons ATGTCGAGACATGCTTTAATCG GCGGAGGTACAGGATTCATTGGCAAAGGGTTAAGCAAACACTTAATTAAAAATGGTTATGATGTCACTGTAATATCCCGAATGCCTGGGCTAAAGCGCATAACTTGGCTGGAACTAGAACGAAACGGCATACCAAATGGCATTACGGCCGTTGTAAACTTAGCAGGTCAAAATGTGTTAGATCCAAGTCGTCGTTGGACTGATGGCTTTAAACAAAATGTGTGGACATCTAGAGTTAATACAAGTGCAGCATTAGTAAAAGCAATAGCAGATGCACCTCAAGTCAAAGCCTTTGTCAATATATCAGGTGTAAGTCATTATAAGCCTAATGATAAGATAATTTATACTGAGTGCGATCCGGTGGAAGGATTTGGTTTTATGTCGCGTTTATGTTTGGAGTGGGAGAAAGCAGCAACAATACCGGCGAATGTTACACACTGTAGAGGC GTTAAAATACGTACTGGTGTAGTAATAGGACGAACAGGTGGAATGATTCAGAATATTTGGCTTCCTTTTCAATTGGGCCTAGGCGGTCCTCTGGGCTCTGGGAAACAAATTCTGCCTTGGATTCATTTATATGACTTATGTCAGTTAGTACATAAcagtattgaaaatgaaaaaataaagggaGTTTTAAATGGAGTGGCGCCACATATTGTAACAAATGGCGAATTTTCTAAG GCATTTGCTTCTGCTTTGCGACGTCCTTGCCTGTTCGCAGTTCCTGAATTTGTGGTACAAGCCCTTTTTGGCAAAGACCGTTCGGCGTTGCTGCTATCTGGTGCTAAAATTCAACCAAAAATAACTTTAGAGAGTGGGTTTAAATTTAAGTATCCCACTGCTAGGGAAGCGTGCTTAGAAGTTGTgcagaaaaagtaa
- the LOC105216412 gene encoding transmembrane emp24 domain-containing protein 7 translates to MQLPALRWRYAFACLALLFFIGCRTGEAVEFTFDLADNSEDCFFEEVRRNTTCYLEFQVSAGGQLDVDVTLTNPHGKVIYEQQRATFDSHQFNAEATGVYKVCFSNQFSSFSHKIVYVDFQVGDEPALPGIDEHATVLTQMETSSQSIHKSLNDILDAQTHHRLSESKGRKRAEDLNEAVMMWSALETGIVLLIGFGQILILRNFFANRKTGDSRYSQLR, encoded by the coding sequence atgcagttACCAGCGTTAAGGTGGCGTTATGCCTTTGCTTGTTTGgcacttttgttttttattggcTGTCGCACTGGAGAAGCGGTGGAGTTCACATTTGATTTAGCAGACAATTCTGAAGATTGCTTCTTCGAAGAAGTTCGTCGCAATACCACCTGTTATCTTGAGTTTCAAGTATCAGCTGGTGGACAATTGGATGTCGATGTAACTTTGACAAATCCTCACGGCAAAGTAATATACGAACAACAGCGTGCGACATTCGATAGTCATCAGTTTAATGCAGAAGCAACGGGTGTCTACAAAGTTTGTTTCAGCAATCAATTTTCATCATTTTCACATAAAATTGTGTACGTTGACTTCCAAGTGGGAGATGAGCCAGCATTGCCTGGTATTGATGAACATGCCACTGTCTTGACTCAAATGGAAACCTCATCACAGTCGATACACAAAAGCCTGAATGATATACTTGATGCTCAAACACATCATCGCTTGAGTGAATCGAAGGGACGCAAAAGGGCGGAAGATTTGAATGAAGCTGTCATGATGTGGTCAGCTCTGGAGACGGGTATTGTCTTACTTATTGGCTTTGGCCAGATTTTAATTCTACGCAACTTTTTCGCAAACCGCAAGACAGGTGATTCTCGTTATAGTCAGTTACGGTAA
- the LOC105216411 gene encoding mediator of RNA polymerase II transcription subunit 10, with amino-acid sequence MSAPLENLETQLEMFIENVRQIRIIVSDFQPQGQNVLNQKIQGLVTGLQEIDKLKNQVQDVFVPFEVFDYIDQDKNPQLYTKDCVEKALAKNEEVKGKIDAYRKFKANMLLELYKTFPNEMNMYRAYRPDSI; translated from the exons ATGTCTGCTCCGCTGGAAAATCTTGAAACTCAGTTGGAGATGTTCATTGAAAATGTCCGTCAGATAAGGATTATTGTAAGCGATTTCCAGCCACAG GGCCAAAATGTGCTGAATCAAAAAAT tcAAGGCTTAGTTACCGGTCTGCAGGAAATCGATAAGCTGAAAAACCAAGTGCAGGACGTATTTGTTCCCTTCGAAGTATTCGACTACATTGACCAGGACAAGAATCCTCAATTATATACAAAAGATTGCGTCGAAAAGGCATTGGCTAAAAATGAGGAAGTTAAAGGCAAAATTGATGCTTACCGCAAATTTAAGGCCAATATGTTATTGGAGCTATATAAAACGTTTCCGAATGAAATGAATATGTATCGCGCATACCGCCCggattctatttaa
- the LOC105216434 gene encoding mitochondrial cardiolipin hydrolase — protein sequence MLEHRVLRYTFYGLTTTVSVVLLSEIFYRGYLYVRERLWRRDATDDEIAEVIWTNELTQSCAGGHILKSPAERKSPTYESPSKGMIENGHITKLPTPSASPSCENRYCAANNVGRLIALIDKSKYTIDLAMYTFTSYDLSQAFMRAIRRGVSVRIISDKEMVYSSGSQIITLTKAGVPVRCPMTTMLMHHKFCLLDGPKRARSVLGNVGQTYDSRNVKGVLMSGSLNWTMQGFGGNWENIVISSNRMLLEQFEDEFQRMWLAFAPRLSS from the exons ATGTTGGAACATCGGGTGTTGCGCTACACATTTTATGGTCTGACTACGACCGTTTCGGTAGTGTTGTTGTCAGAAATCTTTTATCGTGGCTATTTGTACGTGCGCGAACGTTTGTGGCGTCGCGATGCAACTGATGACGAAATAGCCGAAGTCATCTGGACGAATGAGTTGACACAAAGCTGCGCTGGTGGTCACATATTAAAATCGCCAGCGGAACGTAAAAGTCCCACATATGAAAGCCCATCGAAGGGCATGATTGAAAATGGACATATTACGAAATTACCTACTCCTAGTGCTAGTCCTTCCTGTGAGAATCGGTACTGTGCTGCCAATAACGTCGGTCGTTTAATAGCGTTAATTGATAAATCAAAATATACCATTGATCTAGCAATGTATACGTTTACATCCTACGATCTGTCGCAGGCATTTATGCGTGCCATTCGCAGAGGAGTCTCTGTACGCATAATAAGTGACAAAGAAATGGTGTACTCCAGTGGTTCACAGATTATAACGCTAACAAAGGCAG GCGTGCCCGTTCGTTGTCCCATGACCACAATGCTAATGCATCATAAATTTTGCCTGCTGGACGGACCGAAACGTGCGCGTTCGGTACTAGGCAACGTCGGTCAAACATATGATTCGCGTAATGTAAAAGGTGTACTCATGTCCGGCTCACTCAATTGGACCATGCag ggTTTTGGTGGCAATTGGGAGAATATCGTAATCAGCTCCAATAGAATGTTGTTGGAGCAATTCGAAGATGAATTTCAACGCATGTGGTTAGCATTCGCTCCACGTCTGAGCTCTTAA